The genomic stretch GTGTGGCGGTGACCGCCCGGCTGGTCAATGACCTGGCCGACCTGAACCCCCAGGTGACCGATCACCGCGATATGCGTGAGGATCTGGGGTGAGTGATCCGCCGCTGCCCCGGACCGGGACACGGCGCACCGAGGCCCTGGCCCGCGGTGAACATGTCCGCCGCCGCGCCCGCGTGTGGATGGCCCCCGGGATCGGCGTCAAGCGCTGGCTGGCGCTGTTCATCGTGTGTACGGCCGTCGGTGCGGTCGGCTTCCTGCATTTCACGTGGACCGGGCCGCTGCACTTCATCGCCACCCGGTGGATCCTGTGGCTCAACGCGCTGATCTCGCCGGAAGTGCTGCCGCTGTACGTGGTGGGCGTCGCGGTGACGGCCCTGGCGCTGATCGGGGCGCTGTGGAGCATCTTCATGCTCAACCGCACCATGCTGGTCGGGGCGGGCAGTGGCCCCGGCCTCGCGGTGGACATGATCCTGGAACAGCGCAACCTGTCGCGGGGCCCGCGCATCGTCGCGGTGGGGGGCGGCACGGGGCTGTCGAACCTGCTCAGTGGCCTGCGCGGGTACTCCAGCAACATCACGGCGGTCGTGGCGGTCTCGGATGACGGCGGCTCCAGCGGTCGCCTGCGCGAGTCGCTCCAGATGATCGCCCCCGGCGACCTGACCGACTGCTACGCCGCCCTGAGCGACAGTCCGGTCATGGCCCGCCTGCTGCTCCACCGCTTCCAGCGCGGCGACGGCATCGAGGGCCACACCTTCGGGAACCTGATGCTCGCCACCCTCTCCGAGGAACAGGGCGGCCTGGGCGAGGCCATGAAGGACATCCACGAGGTGCTGCGCATCCGGGGTCGGGTGTACCCGGCATCCACCCACCCCACCACGCTGGTCGCCACGCTGGACGACGGCCGCGAGATCCGGGGCGAGAGCCGGTTCGCGGCGCAGGTCGGCGCGGCCCGGATCACCCGTGTGCGGCTCGACCCGCCGGAGCTGCCGGCCCTGCCGGACGTGCTCGAGGCGATCCACGAGGCCGGACAGATCGTGCTGGGGCCGGGGAGCCTCTTTACCTCGATCATCCCGGCGCTGCTGGTGCCGCAGATCGCCCGGGCCATAAGACAGTCGCCCGCGCCGCTGGTGTATGTCGCCAGCCTGATGACTGAACCCGGCGAGACCGACAACCTGACCCTGGAGGAGCACGTCATGGCGATCACCGCGCACCTGGGCCGTACCCCGGACCGGGTGCTCGTGAACACGGCCAGCCCCCCGGACGAGGTCATGCAGCGCTATGCCGAGGCCGGGGCCCACCTGCTCGATCTGCACGGCGCCAGCCACGATCTGCGCGGACGCGTGACCCAGCTGCCCCTGCTGCAACCCGGTCAGGCCCGCCACGACCCCGAGGCCCTGGCCCAGGCCCTGATGGGCCTGCCGAGTCGCCCCACCTGACGCCTGCCTACGCCGCCGCACGCTGCG from Deinococcus sp. AB2017081 encodes the following:
- a CDS encoding gluconeogenesis factor YvcK family protein, with amino-acid sequence MSDPPLPRTGTRRTEALARGEHVRRRARVWMAPGIGVKRWLALFIVCTAVGAVGFLHFTWTGPLHFIATRWILWLNALISPEVLPLYVVGVAVTALALIGALWSIFMLNRTMLVGAGSGPGLAVDMILEQRNLSRGPRIVAVGGGTGLSNLLSGLRGYSSNITAVVAVSDDGGSSGRLRESLQMIAPGDLTDCYAALSDSPVMARLLLHRFQRGDGIEGHTFGNLMLATLSEEQGGLGEAMKDIHEVLRIRGRVYPASTHPTTLVATLDDGREIRGESRFAAQVGAARITRVRLDPPELPALPDVLEAIHEAGQIVLGPGSLFTSIIPALLVPQIARAIRQSPAPLVYVASLMTEPGETDNLTLEEHVMAITAHLGRTPDRVLVNTASPPDEVMQRYAEAGAHLLDLHGASHDLRGRVTQLPLLQPGQARHDPEALAQALMGLPSRPT